In the genome of Notamacropus eugenii isolate mMacEug1 chromosome 5, mMacEug1.pri_v2, whole genome shotgun sequence, one region contains:
- the LOC140508524 gene encoding olfactory receptor 2L3-like: MEEWNQTTTGFFLLGILPPTKTGLLFFLLVVLIFLITLLGNSTMILLIWMNDHLHTPMYILLSQLSLMDLMNICSTVPKMAANFLSGSKSISLVGCGFQSFCFFLTAGGEGMLLVSMAIDRYVAICRPLHYPILMNKRMCLLMISGSWVSSSINSMVHTVYVLCMPYCKSRIINHFFCDISAILPLACMDTWAYECIVLFNTNLFLLVPFLGIMASYGRVLYAVHHTHSSQGRKKAFTTCSTHLTVVSFYYAPFVYTYLRPPSLHSPEEDKNLAVFYTILTPMLNPIIYSLRNQEVLGALQRVFGRLLSQKE, from the coding sequence ATGGAGGAATGGAATCAAACCACTACTGGTTTCTTCTTGCTGGGGATTTTACCCCCAACAAAAACTGGACTGTTGTTTTTCCTCCTTGTTGTCCTCATCTTCCTAATCACTTTATTGGGTAACTCAACCATGATTCTCCTCATCTGGATGAATGACCACCTCCACACCCCCATGTACATCCTGCTCAGTCAGCTTTCTCTCATGGACCTAATGAACATTTGCAGTACAGTGCCCAAGATGGCTGCTAACTTTCTGTCGGGGAGCAAATCCATTTCTTTGGTAGGGTGTGGATTCCAaagtttctgtttttttctcacaGCTGGTGGTGAAGGGATGCTCCTGGTATCCATGGCCATTGACCGCTATGTGGCCATTTGCCGCCCCCTCCATTATCCCATTCTCATGAACAAGAGAATGTGTTTGCTGATGATTTCTGGGTCCTGGGTCTCTTCATCCATTAATTCCATGGTCCATACTGTGTACGTACTCTGTATGCCATATTGCAAGTCCAGAAtcattaatcatttcttttgtgaTATCTCAGCAATATTGCCTCTGGCCTGCATGGATACTTGGGCCTATGAGTGTATAGTGCTCTTCAATACCAATCTGTTTCTTTTGGTCCCTTTCCTTGGCATCATGGCTTCCTATGGTCGGGTTCTCTATGCTGTCCATCATACCCACTCATCACAGGGTAGGAAGAAAGCTTTCACTACCTGTTCTACCCACCTGACTGTGGTCTCCTTCTACTATGCACcatttgtgtatacatatctgAGGCCCCCATCTCTGCATTCCCCAGAAGAGGACAAGAACTTGGCTGTCTTCTACACCATCCTAACTCCTATGCTCAACCCCATCATCTATAGCCTGAGGAATCAGGAGGTGTTGGGGGCCCTTCAGAGAGTCTTTGGGAGATTATTATCCCAGAAAGAGTAG